The Paenibacillus spongiae nucleotide sequence GTTATCCGCATCGAGAGCGGACGGCTTGGGGAGGTAGCGGATGCGATCGCGGCGGCGACGGGCAGGGTGGCCGTTCATTTGCCGGCACGGCAGGGAAGAGAGGCAACCTTGTATCTGGAGGTTTCCCGGCTGGAGGAGACGGCCATCCGCGAGGCGGCCATGGAGGCCGACCCGGAAGCTTCGATTAACGTGACGCGCGGAGGAAGCGGGCGAGTGCCGCGGTAGCTGGATCGATTTGACCTGTGCTGCAGCTTCTTATGCATGGATTGCCTTGTTCTGGCAAATACTAGCCGAAACAAGAACGAGGTGGTCCCATGTGCCAATCCATTACGAACTCGGCTGATGTATCGGAGCTGACGGAACGTTACCAAATCGAGAAAGTGCTGTTTCATGCTTCCCATTCCCGAGAGATCAATCCGACGGAATCGGTAAGCGCTGTGTTCGAGCATCCGTACGATGGCCGATTGATGAGTGAATTTAGGTGGGGGCTCATGCCCTTCTGGGCGAAAGATTCTGTCTTGATGGAAAGCCGGACGATGCTGTGGAAGCCGATCTTCGACCGGATCTTGAAAAGGCAGCGCTGTGTGATTCCGTGCACGGGTTTCTATGTAAGCAAGACCGAAGGCAAAGTGACGGAGCGCGCGAAGCTGACGATGCGCAGCGGGTCGTTCGCGATCGCCGGCTTGTATGACATCTTCCGTGCGCCGACGGGCGGTAAAGAGACGCTCACGCTCACAATGCTGACAACGCAGGCGAACGGATTGGTTTCGCCGTATAGCCGCCAGATGCCCGCTATTCTGGAGGAGGAGCATGTCGAGCAATGGCTGAAGGGAACCTTCGAGGATCCGTTCGATATGCATGATTTGCTCAAACCGATGGATGTGATGCGCATGATATCCGTTCCGGTCGTCTCTGGCCAGGGAGATAAAGTCGAATTTGATGTTTCCCGTCCGGAATCGGTCGGCTAGCCCATACCATGACGATAACCCCGTTTCATCTACCTAGTAGGTGAAACGGGGTTATTCATGCTGCGGGACTGAGGGGAAGGGATTATATTGTCTTCACGGTTTCGCGTATCGGCCGATTGTTGTCCTCGTCCCATTCCACATGAATCTCGAACGTTCCTTTCTCGAAGAAATAAGGGAACCGGCGCTTGAACCAGGGCTGCATTGGCAGCTCAAGGGCTTCGGAAATCGGCACCCATTCGAGCTCTCCTTCCGGCGGTTGATGCAGCAGCTCGCCCTCGAAGACGGTAGCGGTATAGTTAAAGACCATATAACGAAAGCCTGTGCTGGGGACGACATACTCATCCAGCCCCTTGTAGACCAGGCCGCTAACCCGAAGCCCGGTCTCCTCCAGCACTTCGCGGACGGCGCCATCGGTCAGGCTTTCGGGAAAATCGACCTTGCCGCCCGGACCGATATATCCGGGAAATCCGCGGCTGTCGGGCCGGTTGATCAGCAGCACGCGGCTGCCGTCGGTGACCAGGCACATCGTATATAACGCGTAGGTATTTGGAACGGTTTCGTTGCGCATGATTGCGGCTCAGCCTCTCCTGGTCGGTATGATTCTAATTAGAGGGGGAATCCAGTGCGTCGAGTGCGGCATCGATTAACGTATCGAACAAGTCGTCGTTTTCTTCCAGCTGCTCTTCGACCTGATTGATCTGGATCTCCTTGCCGGGGCCGTTCAGAAAGTTTAAGCTGTACATCCAATCCTCGGCGTTCTTGCTCATCAGCGTCAGCTCGTAACCGGACTTATGTCCGTCCACTTCAAAGTGGACATGGCCGGTATAACCCTCTTCCTTGGAATA carries:
- a CDS encoding 8-oxo-dGTP diphosphatase — its product is MRNETVPNTYALYTMCLVTDGSRVLLINRPDSRGFPGYIGPGGKVDFPESLTDGAVREVLEETGLRVSGLVYKGLDEYVVPSTGFRYMVFNYTATVFEGELLHQPPEGELEWVPISEALELPMQPWFKRRFPYFFEKGTFEIHVEWDEDNNRPIRETVKTI
- a CDS encoding SOS response-associated peptidase is translated as MCQSITNSADVSELTERYQIEKVLFHASHSREINPTESVSAVFEHPYDGRLMSEFRWGLMPFWAKDSVLMESRTMLWKPIFDRILKRQRCVIPCTGFYVSKTEGKVTERAKLTMRSGSFAIAGLYDIFRAPTGGKETLTLTMLTTQANGLVSPYSRQMPAILEEEHVEQWLKGTFEDPFDMHDLLKPMDVMRMISVPVVSGQGDKVEFDVSRPESVG